A window of the Chloroflexus sp. Y-396-1 genome harbors these coding sequences:
- the mdh gene encoding malate dehydrogenase: protein MRKKISIIGAGFVGSTTAHWLAAKELGDIVLLDIVEGIPQGKALDLYEASPIEGFDVRVIGTNDYADTANSDVIVVTSGAPRKPGMSREDLIKVNADITRACISQAAPLSPNAVIIMVNNPLDAMTYLAAEVSGFPKERVIGQAGVLDAARYRTFIAMEAGVSVEDVQAMLMGGHGDEMVPLPRFSTISGIPVSEFIAPDRMAQIVERTRKGGGEIVNLLKTGSAYYAPAAATAQMVEAVLKDKKRVMPVSAYLSGQYGLNDIYFGVPVILGAGGVEKIIELPLNEEEMALLNASAKAVRATLDTLKTL, encoded by the coding sequence ATGCGCAAAAAGATTAGCATTATCGGGGCAGGGTTTGTCGGCTCAACGACGGCACACTGGCTGGCCGCCAAAGAACTGGGCGACATCGTTTTGCTCGACATTGTTGAAGGCATTCCCCAGGGGAAAGCACTTGATCTCTACGAAGCATCGCCAATTGAAGGTTTTGATGTACGAGTGATTGGGACAAACGACTACGCCGATACCGCCAATTCTGATGTCATTGTTGTTACGTCTGGTGCACCGCGCAAGCCCGGTATGAGTCGGGAAGATTTGATTAAAGTGAATGCCGATATTACCCGGGCCTGTATCAGCCAGGCAGCGCCGCTCTCACCGAACGCCGTGATTATTATGGTCAACAATCCGCTTGATGCGATGACCTACCTGGCTGCCGAAGTCAGTGGTTTTCCCAAAGAACGGGTGATCGGGCAGGCTGGGGTGCTTGATGCAGCGCGCTACCGCACCTTTATCGCAATGGAGGCCGGTGTGTCGGTTGAGGATGTCCAGGCAATGCTGATGGGTGGTCATGGCGACGAGATGGTACCTCTCCCTCGCTTTTCGACAATCAGTGGTATTCCGGTGAGTGAGTTTATCGCACCTGATCGTATGGCACAGATTGTCGAGCGTACTCGCAAGGGTGGCGGCGAGATTGTAAATCTGCTGAAGACGGGTAGTGCCTACTACGCACCAGCAGCCGCTACGGCGCAGATGGTCGAAGCAGTGCTCAAAGATAAGAAGCGCGTGATGCCGGTATCGGCGTATCTAAGCGGCCAATATGGCTTGAACGACATCTACTTTGGGGTGCCGGTCATTCTCGGCGCCGGTGGGGTTGAGAAGATTATCGAGCTACCCCTCAACGAAGAAGAGATGGCCCTCCTTAACGCCTCGGCGAAGGCAGTGCGGGCAACGTTAGACACCCTGAAGACATTGTAA
- a CDS encoding restriction endonuclease: MARRSRQRSSYNSENLHATIVLPTFLAILGSLTLVQPLIWQIVFIIGSLSIIFSIYYWLIDLRISRLRRRQLLELSPSEFEQRVALLLEDLGWKNVVIRGGSGDRGVDITAERDGLRYLVQCKRYSKSVGPSYVRDLVGALHIQGADRAILVATSSFTPQSRLEARGQAVELWDDKILLQRLSDAERIHNAQQVQRNQDRILLALGTFGLNLVLAGIALLFAGMPQITLNGQGTLMQSGGATPRTVNTASSSNLQSQGSSPAETGVVKPTSQATPTPAPTSTPTPAPTPTPVRPTATVFNGGNVRAEPTLKGAVLDQIHANETVVLLGRTADGVWFRIMNPRQQEGWVHRSLLTIDPTVEATLPVIAP, from the coding sequence ATGGCGCGACGTTCCAGGCAACGTTCTTCCTACAACAGCGAAAATCTGCATGCAACGATTGTCCTGCCGACATTTTTGGCTATTTTGGGCAGTCTTACCCTGGTGCAACCTCTTATCTGGCAGATTGTGTTCATTATCGGTAGCCTTTCCATCATCTTCTCGATCTACTATTGGCTTATCGACCTTCGGATTTCACGCTTGCGCCGTCGGCAACTGCTAGAACTCTCGCCGAGCGAATTTGAACAGCGAGTTGCCCTCCTTCTTGAAGATTTAGGCTGGAAAAATGTGGTGATACGTGGCGGAAGCGGTGATCGTGGCGTCGATATTACCGCTGAGCGTGATGGTTTACGTTATCTAGTTCAATGTAAACGGTACAGTAAATCGGTAGGTCCTAGTTATGTGCGCGATCTAGTTGGCGCACTCCACATCCAGGGTGCCGACCGGGCCATCCTTGTCGCTACTAGTTCATTTACGCCGCAGTCGCGCCTTGAAGCCCGCGGACAGGCGGTTGAGCTGTGGGATGATAAGATTCTGTTACAACGGTTAAGCGATGCAGAACGAATCCATAATGCCCAACAGGTACAACGGAATCAGGATCGGATACTGTTGGCTCTCGGTACGTTTGGGCTGAACCTTGTACTGGCCGGTATCGCTCTCTTATTCGCTGGGATGCCGCAGATTACTCTCAATGGGCAAGGTACGCTCATGCAATCAGGCGGTGCTACTCCGCGCACAGTCAATACCGCTTCGTCAAGTAATCTTCAATCACAAGGTTCATCACCCGCAGAGACCGGCGTTGTTAAACCAACTTCGCAAGCAACACCTACACCAGCACCAACATCAACGCCTACACCGGCACCAACACCAACGCCCGTTCGACCAACGGCTACAGTATTCAACGGTGGGAATGTACGGGCTGAACCTACTCTGAAAGGGGCTGTTCTCGATCAAATTCACGCCAATGAGACGGTGGTGTTGCTCGGACGAACCGCTGACGGAGTCTGGTTTCGGATCATGAACCCACGCCAGCAAGAAGGTTGGGTCCATCGCTCCCTCTTGACGATTGATCCGACGGTTGAAGCAACATTACCAGTGATAGCGCCATAG
- a CDS encoding RluA family pseudouridine synthase, with product MSAIGDVVWPEADERVVEVPPTAMGERIDRFLASVFPDLSRSQVQRLIEQGLVLYDGRLTRASQSIRPGIAIQVTIPPPIPTELVPEPIPLDVVYEDADIAVINKPAGMVVHPAPGHARGTLVNALLARYPDLAIGGEVRPGIVHRLDRDTSGLLVIARHDHAMRDLIAQQQARRMRKLYLALVVGRPPESGTIDAPIGRDPRDRLRMAVVPDGRPARTHYRLLATFGDYSLLEVQLETGRTHQIRVHLRHLGYPIVGDPVYGPRRSHLRLSRQFLHAGQLGLFHPRDGRWQEYTAPLPSDLATVLRQLSDKVSYC from the coding sequence ATGAGTGCAATCGGTGATGTGGTATGGCCCGAAGCTGATGAGCGAGTGGTGGAGGTGCCACCAACAGCGATGGGTGAGCGAATTGATCGCTTTCTTGCTAGCGTGTTCCCCGATCTTTCGCGGTCACAGGTACAACGTCTGATCGAGCAAGGATTGGTACTCTACGATGGTCGGCTTACGCGCGCCAGTCAATCGATCCGACCGGGGATCGCAATCCAAGTCACGATTCCACCGCCGATTCCCACCGAACTCGTGCCCGAACCTATCCCACTTGATGTCGTGTATGAAGATGCCGATATTGCGGTGATCAACAAGCCGGCAGGAATGGTAGTGCATCCGGCTCCCGGTCATGCACGTGGCACGCTGGTAAATGCGTTGTTGGCGCGCTATCCTGATCTGGCGATTGGTGGTGAGGTTCGCCCCGGTATCGTTCATCGCCTGGATCGTGATACATCGGGGCTATTGGTCATCGCTCGTCACGATCATGCTATGCGCGACCTCATTGCTCAACAGCAGGCTCGTCGTATGCGCAAACTGTATCTGGCGTTGGTCGTTGGGCGACCGCCAGAGTCTGGCACTATTGATGCACCGATTGGCCGTGATCCGCGAGATCGGCTGCGGATGGCAGTTGTACCTGATGGCCGCCCGGCGCGTACTCATTACCGGCTGTTGGCTACATTTGGTGATTATAGCTTGCTAGAAGTACAACTCGAAACGGGTCGTACTCATCAGATTCGGGTGCACCTACGCCATCTCGGTTATCCAATCGTTGGCGATCCGGTTTATGGCCCTCGGCGTTCACATTTGCGATTGTCACGCCAGTTTTTGCATGCTGGTCAATTGGGCTTGTTTCATCCCCGTGATGGGAGGTGGCAAGAATATACCGCACCTTTGCCATCCGACCTTGCAACGGTATTGCGCCAACTGTCGGATAAAGTGTCGTATTGTTGA
- the lspA gene encoding signal peptidase II, whose amino-acid sequence MHSRWILLALVAAPVFALDQLSKVWITDILLRSNQPIPLLFDWVQLVYHENTGVAFGLFPDHGGWLSVGAGLVLLLLAFTYQYLLPAESSWVTTAVGMIFGGGLSNLLDRIRQGYVVDFIQFGWWPVFNLADGAITLGVTALAFHIIFIGDEPAPPEPEPVDDGLLSELLSRDLEPTSTASSLHRNSESSS is encoded by the coding sequence ATGCACTCTCGCTGGATACTACTAGCTCTAGTTGCCGCGCCAGTCTTCGCCCTTGACCAATTGAGTAAGGTTTGGATCACCGACATTCTGTTGCGTAGTAATCAACCTATTCCTTTGCTGTTCGATTGGGTGCAACTGGTGTATCACGAGAATACCGGTGTCGCCTTTGGCCTCTTTCCCGATCATGGTGGTTGGCTGTCGGTGGGAGCCGGATTGGTGTTATTGTTGCTTGCTTTTACGTATCAATATCTGCTCCCTGCCGAGTCAAGCTGGGTGACGACAGCGGTAGGAATGATCTTTGGTGGCGGATTGTCAAATCTGCTTGATCGGATTCGGCAAGGTTACGTAGTTGACTTTATCCAATTTGGTTGGTGGCCAGTATTTAATCTGGCCGACGGAGCGATTACACTCGGCGTAACAGCACTAGCATTCCACATTATCTTTATCGGTGATGAACCAGCGCCACCCGAACCAGAACCGGTCGATGATGGTTTACTCAGCGAGCTATTGAGTCGTGATCTGGAGCCAACATCAACTGCCTCATCGCTTCATCGCAACTCGGAGTCATCGTCATGA
- a CDS encoding CpaF/VirB11 family protein → MSSNWDTLMHPSSPIAEDGQAITEELRMLVRSGRFRDGWYLPPTEAFARLGFSSTIRWRDVAWYGPLEIWRDPEHGVSDILFNGPADSPFFVVQRGMMVNTGVMVHPAWIDWTQRQLVWRSHDIPPDQPFSSFMQGVVDGLRYAITDRHASPAGPSLAIRLLPERWTTIDDLVQSAVISREASDLLLAALNGGASILIASPTGSGKTTLAAALMQAIGKHMRLVIIEDGGELPRSANSLHIEAPPETGGFSRAVTFALRQKPTYIIVGEVRGGEAMALLQAAATGHPGLGTIHAATVQGALRNLERMALIGLANETTGAGQAAAQIVRGLITSDAVNLLVVQIGRTPNGKRGVLAVEEVLPQGAQGQSGDPFPTNPLFRYDRASDRLARAGYVNAAWGLGRM, encoded by the coding sequence ATGTCCTCGAACTGGGATACTCTTATGCATCCATCATCGCCGATAGCGGAAGATGGTCAGGCTATCACTGAAGAGTTGCGCATGTTAGTACGCAGTGGGCGTTTCCGCGATGGTTGGTATCTGCCGCCAACAGAGGCGTTTGCCCGTCTCGGTTTTAGCAGTACCATTCGTTGGCGCGACGTGGCCTGGTACGGCCCACTTGAAATCTGGCGCGATCCAGAGCATGGCGTCTCTGACATCCTGTTCAACGGTCCGGCCGATTCACCCTTTTTCGTTGTCCAACGCGGTATGATGGTCAACACCGGAGTCATGGTTCATCCGGCGTGGATCGATTGGACGCAGCGCCAGCTTGTCTGGCGGAGCCACGATATTCCTCCGGATCAACCATTCTCATCATTTATGCAGGGAGTGGTCGATGGTTTGCGCTATGCAATAACGGATCGGCACGCCTCACCCGCTGGCCCCAGCCTTGCCATTCGGTTACTGCCCGAACGGTGGACGACCATTGATGATCTGGTGCAGAGTGCAGTAATTTCACGTGAAGCGAGTGATTTGTTGCTGGCTGCCCTTAACGGTGGTGCATCAATTCTGATCGCCAGTCCAACCGGGAGTGGTAAGACAACGCTGGCCGCTGCACTCATGCAGGCTATCGGGAAACACATGCGACTGGTCATTATTGAAGATGGTGGTGAGCTGCCGCGCAGTGCAAATAGCCTGCATATCGAAGCGCCACCTGAAACCGGTGGATTCAGCCGCGCCGTTACCTTTGCGTTACGTCAGAAGCCCACCTACATCATCGTCGGTGAGGTACGTGGAGGGGAAGCAATGGCGTTGTTGCAGGCTGCTGCGACCGGTCATCCGGGGTTAGGGACGATCCACGCTGCCACAGTACAGGGCGCTCTGCGTAATCTTGAACGAATGGCACTGATTGGGTTGGCGAATGAAACAACTGGCGCCGGTCAAGCTGCTGCCCAGATTGTGCGCGGTCTGATTACGTCCGATGCGGTCAATTTGCTGGTTGTGCAAATCGGGCGGACGCCAAACGGCAAGCGTGGAGTGTTGGCTGTTGAAGAGGTTTTGCCCCAGGGTGCGCAGGGGCAGAGTGGTGATCCGTTTCCAACCAACCCTCTCTTCCGCTATGACCGTGCCAGCGATCGCCTCGCACGCGCCGGTTATGTGAACGCAGCCTGGGGGCTTGGTCGGATGTGA
- a CDS encoding GAF domain-containing sensor histidine kinase, with amino-acid sequence MASSAKSSTSTSSPQRSLSAWSPLGGERFYAVARWILIVLLGVVTQFLTNGGLWPVTADVTILEGIFWLYAGFTVIVSILTFLPFAANLVSLSYLFDIGFISLMTFFGGERIVIFFPLYLVPLTYAAIRQPLSISILSGLLAAITYGAAFIGWRRLIAPDTLMTLLDYVALAVRGFTLAIVPWVTGNLAERQSETNRQRVLLAQREAEQALDEARTYRDQMRSLYHVALALGGTADYRQVLDTLLRESQTIVPYRAGIVLFASGQPNELYVAFGSNLAPGDLNRSLQMDAGLAAALRGNTAQVITSFAQFPSLQEINTLRNCKAAALLPLQAGMRVYGLFVVATDQVLSTDQVEMLMALANYAIVALHNAQLIYDLKEEREKLLSREEEVRHQLARDLHDGPAQAMAVITMKAEFIKRLLERDPAQALAELDELSAIAKRTNYEVRTMLFELRPLMLETQGLKVTLEQYLERLRAKAGDTAIILEGSDIEQVRLGSKVEGALFNIIQESVTNAIKHAKARNIWVRLRHLPNQMLEVVVQDDGVGFDKAAVLKSYERRGSFGLLNIDERARLVGGRAEIDSAPGQGTRITIFVPVES; translated from the coding sequence ATGGCCAGTTCGGCGAAATCGTCAACTTCAACTTCATCACCGCAGCGATCGCTATCGGCCTGGAGTCCTTTGGGCGGTGAGCGCTTCTATGCTGTTGCGCGCTGGATTTTGATCGTTTTGCTTGGCGTTGTAACCCAATTTCTTACGAATGGTGGACTCTGGCCAGTGACTGCTGATGTAACAATACTTGAAGGTATTTTCTGGTTGTACGCTGGTTTTACCGTTATTGTGTCTATTCTCACATTTCTGCCATTTGCCGCCAATCTGGTGAGTCTGTCGTATTTATTTGATATTGGGTTTATTTCGCTAATGACGTTTTTCGGCGGCGAGCGGATTGTAATCTTTTTTCCACTCTACCTGGTACCATTGACCTACGCTGCCATTCGTCAGCCGCTTTCGATTAGTATTCTTTCCGGGTTATTAGCTGCCATTACTTATGGCGCAGCGTTCATTGGTTGGCGACGCCTGATTGCCCCTGATACCTTGATGACTCTGCTTGATTATGTTGCGTTGGCCGTGCGAGGCTTCACACTGGCTATTGTGCCATGGGTTACCGGGAATCTTGCCGAGCGGCAGAGTGAGACCAATCGCCAACGGGTGTTACTCGCTCAGCGTGAAGCAGAGCAGGCGCTAGATGAAGCACGTACCTATCGTGATCAAATGCGTTCGCTTTACCATGTCGCGCTGGCTCTGGGAGGGACTGCTGATTATCGTCAAGTACTTGATACCCTACTGCGCGAAAGCCAAACAATTGTGCCTTACCGGGCTGGTATCGTCCTTTTTGCTTCTGGTCAGCCCAATGAACTCTACGTTGCCTTTGGCTCAAATCTGGCGCCTGGCGATCTCAACCGTTCGTTGCAGATGGATGCCGGATTGGCGGCTGCACTGCGTGGTAATACGGCTCAGGTGATTACTTCGTTTGCCCAATTTCCTTCTTTGCAAGAAATTAACACGCTGCGCAACTGCAAAGCAGCCGCTCTGCTCCCACTGCAGGCTGGTATGCGTGTGTACGGTCTGTTTGTGGTGGCTACCGATCAGGTACTCAGTACCGATCAGGTTGAAATGTTGATGGCACTTGCCAATTATGCCATCGTGGCGCTGCATAATGCTCAACTGATTTATGATCTGAAGGAAGAACGTGAAAAACTACTTTCTCGTGAAGAAGAGGTTCGTCATCAACTGGCGCGTGATCTGCACGATGGCCCCGCACAGGCGATGGCGGTAATTACAATGAAAGCTGAGTTTATCAAGCGTCTGCTTGAACGTGATCCAGCCCAGGCGTTAGCCGAATTAGATGAATTGAGTGCGATTGCCAAGCGTACCAATTATGAAGTACGCACGATGCTGTTTGAATTGCGACCGTTGATGCTCGAGACCCAGGGGCTTAAAGTTACCCTTGAACAATATCTTGAGCGATTGCGGGCAAAGGCTGGCGATACGGCGATCATTCTGGAAGGGAGCGATATTGAGCAGGTTCGACTTGGCTCGAAGGTTGAAGGAGCGCTCTTTAATATAATCCAGGAATCGGTCACGAACGCGATCAAGCATGCCAAAGCCAGAAACATTTGGGTGCGGCTGCGTCACTTACCAAATCAGATGCTCGAAGTAGTTGTTCAAGACGATGGTGTTGGTTTTGACAAGGCCGCTGTTCTGAAGTCCTACGAGCGGCGTGGTAGCTTTGGCTTACTCAATATCGATGAGCGTGCTCGGCTGGTAGGTGGTCGCGCAGAGATTGACTCTGCTCCTGGACAGGGCACGCGGATTACCATTTTTGTGCCGGTTGAGTCGTGA
- a CDS encoding ParA family protein, protein MELIIFSAIEGLQAEVEQLRDVAVLAPSRIDQVQRLLTGARPPDAIYIDDSRGTPLAELWDITARAQQVGARVMLGLAGPARSALPDALAAGIPATGERNPAVLADWIGAQIGRRRGSGVHRLPVIAIGAAKGGIGKTFATCVLAEGLRRRGLDVLVWDSDISNPGLVPAFRIPASAPSYLHLVQRGPSHWNPTSIKPFIFQPEHTRANQHGWGRIDLLIGSHAVARAENDIRLPDWQGLYQGIIALDGYDVVLIDTPPDYLRRPYATHVLQAGGSVILPTPPGARERMGVGHMLEHFTELAPERLERCTLLFMEPERGVTVTVGMVAELFARRYPRVGNLGLLPREPRLASLADEHDGYISMLDLGPQSRFARAAHQVVEALCALPACNPDCQCLMSDGGRACVSGYRVNER, encoded by the coding sequence ATGGAACTTATTATCTTTAGCGCCATCGAAGGATTACAGGCAGAGGTCGAGCAGTTACGAGACGTAGCCGTGCTGGCGCCATCGCGCATCGATCAGGTCCAGCGCTTGTTGACCGGCGCCCGTCCGCCAGATGCTATTTACATTGATGATAGTCGCGGTACTCCCTTGGCCGAGTTGTGGGATATAACCGCTCGCGCCCAGCAAGTTGGCGCACGAGTGATGTTAGGTCTGGCCGGTCCGGCACGGTCGGCGCTGCCTGATGCGCTGGCCGCCGGTATACCGGCAACTGGTGAACGCAACCCGGCGGTGCTGGCCGACTGGATCGGCGCACAAATTGGTCGTCGTCGCGGTAGTGGCGTCCACCGCCTGCCGGTCATTGCTATCGGTGCGGCTAAAGGTGGTATCGGGAAGACCTTTGCGACCTGTGTTCTCGCGGAAGGTCTGCGGCGGCGCGGTCTTGATGTGCTGGTATGGGATAGCGACATCTCGAACCCCGGTCTGGTGCCCGCATTTCGTATTCCGGCCAGTGCGCCATCGTATCTGCATCTGGTGCAGCGCGGTCCATCACATTGGAATCCGACCAGTATTAAACCGTTTATTTTCCAACCTGAACACACCCGTGCCAATCAGCATGGTTGGGGACGGATCGACCTTCTCATCGGTTCACATGCTGTTGCCCGCGCCGAAAATGATATACGCTTACCCGATTGGCAAGGGCTGTATCAGGGAATTATCGCACTTGACGGCTACGATGTGGTGTTGATCGATACTCCGCCCGATTACCTGCGCCGACCATACGCGACGCACGTTTTACAGGCAGGGGGAAGCGTCATTTTACCAACACCTCCTGGTGCACGTGAACGGATGGGCGTTGGTCATATGCTCGAACACTTTACCGAACTGGCGCCTGAGCGACTCGAACGTTGTACGCTCCTCTTTATGGAGCCAGAACGTGGCGTGACCGTCACCGTTGGTATGGTCGCTGAGCTTTTCGCTCGTCGTTATCCACGAGTCGGGAATCTGGGCCTCCTGCCCCGTGAACCACGATTGGCCAGTCTGGCGGATGAGCACGACGGCTACATCTCGATGCTCGACCTCGGCCCACAGAGCCGCTTCGCACGTGCCGCTCATCAGGTGGTCGAGGCATTGTGTGCTCTGCCGGCCTGCAACCCCGATTGCCAATGCCTCATGTCGGATGGTGGACGCGCTTGCGTGAGCGGTTACCGGGTCAACGAACGTTAG
- the lspA gene encoding signal peptidase II, whose product MKSLIQARWITPFLVATVMLVLDQLSKRWIVAQLGPEPMTRFIPLVGDNIRLAYSHNTGIAFSLFQGQSDVLTIVALIIIAGAVYLYVTQLPHRRRLVQIAMGLILGGAFGNVIDRIRLGYVVDFIQVGWFPIFNLADSSITVGAALLMLQYALDEVAWRRTRQAMISQ is encoded by the coding sequence GTGAAGTCGCTGATACAGGCTCGTTGGATAACGCCATTTCTGGTTGCTACTGTTATGTTAGTGCTTGATCAACTATCAAAGCGCTGGATCGTAGCACAGCTCGGCCCTGAGCCAATGACTCGCTTTATTCCGTTGGTCGGTGATAACATTCGATTAGCGTATTCACATAATACCGGTATCGCTTTTAGCCTATTCCAGGGCCAGTCTGATGTCTTGACAATTGTAGCGCTGATCATCATCGCTGGCGCCGTATACCTTTACGTTACGCAATTGCCTCATCGGCGTCGACTGGTACAGATTGCAATGGGTCTGATTCTTGGTGGAGCGTTTGGGAATGTCATTGATCGTATTCGTCTCGGCTATGTCGTCGATTTTATTCAGGTAGGCTGGTTTCCGATTTTCAACCTGGCCGATAGTTCTATCACCGTTGGAGCTGCGCTTTTAATGTTGCAGTACGCGCTCGATGAAGTCGCTTGGCGGCGAACCCGGCAGGCGATGATTTCACAATAG
- a CDS encoding ATPase, T2SS/T4P/T4SS family, with product MMHPAYRPLTVIEEGGLADLMPQQQTATDLKGAVLQAARDLLLRELSPALLDPVAPAAERDPEVLRVLRATIGKQTESGGPLAGLPTDDASLLRLFHDTIGWGPAQPYLDDERIQEVKIIGDRIMVQEEGSDFTLAPERFSSPRQALDRALVLASRLAVPLDRSRPQDTLPLAHGTRMHVTIPPCTPDDTALICIRRGRRTAWTLEDILRRDACDDTLFSLLQLLVRARCSFLIAGETGCGKTALLEAIVNSWPGEPHVITIEDNTLEINVRHAAWTRELVQTSLEPHAFGRAAREVLRQTPSLVAPGETRAAEAGAILAVAVSGHAVVTTIHARNALRAVSRLADCAAMPGAYLYEGRRNNALEDICDNFHVVIHLSRSAGRRYINEVALLDGCEETTTGLRPRIVPLARAELERTGVRWHCLAQVQNDELIWNGDEMVMIRHRPFSGNVWQYSS from the coding sequence ATGATGCATCCTGCATACCGACCATTAACGGTTATCGAAGAGGGTGGATTGGCCGATCTGATGCCACAGCAACAGACTGCTACTGATCTAAAGGGCGCCGTCTTGCAGGCGGCCCGTGATCTCCTGCTCCGCGAACTAAGTCCTGCTCTACTCGATCCAGTTGCGCCCGCAGCCGAGCGTGATCCAGAAGTACTGCGCGTGCTACGGGCGACAATCGGCAAACAAACTGAGTCTGGTGGGCCCTTGGCCGGATTACCTACCGATGATGCCAGTCTGCTCCGTCTCTTTCACGACACGATTGGCTGGGGACCGGCCCAACCATACCTCGATGATGAACGGATTCAAGAGGTTAAGATTATCGGTGACCGTATCATGGTTCAGGAAGAGGGCTCGGATTTTACTCTCGCCCCCGAACGCTTCAGCTCACCACGGCAGGCGCTTGATCGGGCACTGGTGTTGGCCTCACGTCTGGCTGTACCACTTGATCGTAGCCGACCGCAAGATACCTTGCCGCTGGCGCATGGTACCCGGATGCACGTGACGATCCCACCCTGTACTCCTGATGATACTGCCTTGATCTGTATCCGGCGCGGCCGACGTACAGCCTGGACGCTCGAAGACATCCTGCGTCGTGACGCCTGTGATGACACTCTCTTTTCTCTCTTGCAATTGCTGGTACGTGCTCGTTGTTCGTTTCTGATCGCAGGCGAAACCGGTTGTGGCAAAACAGCGCTGCTTGAGGCGATTGTCAATTCATGGCCAGGCGAACCCCACGTGATCACCATTGAAGACAACACATTGGAGATAAACGTTCGTCATGCAGCCTGGACACGCGAATTGGTTCAGACCAGCCTCGAACCGCACGCTTTTGGTCGCGCTGCACGTGAGGTATTGCGGCAGACGCCATCACTGGTTGCGCCGGGTGAAACCCGTGCTGCTGAAGCTGGTGCGATACTCGCCGTAGCTGTGAGTGGTCACGCTGTCGTTACCACCATCCACGCTCGCAATGCGTTACGTGCCGTCAGTCGGCTAGCCGATTGTGCAGCGATGCCTGGCGCGTACCTATACGAGGGTCGGCGGAATAATGCCCTTGAAGACATTTGCGACAATTTCCATGTCGTGATCCATCTGTCGCGCAGCGCCGGACGTCGCTACATCAATGAGGTTGCGCTGCTCGATGGCTGTGAGGAGACGACTACCGGGTTGCGGCCGCGGATCGTTCCGCTAGCACGGGCCGAACTAGAGCGGACCGGTGTCCGCTGGCATTGCTTAGCGCAGGTGCAGAATGATGAACTAATCTGGAATGGTGATGAAATGGTGATGATCAGACACCGGCCATTCTCAGGCAACGTCTGGCAATATTCAAGCTAA
- the rsmA gene encoding 16S rRNA (adenine(1518)-N(6)/adenine(1519)-N(6))-dimethyltransferase RsmA, whose product MNPYLNPQRIRAALRALHLRPTRGMGQNFLLDGDILNTIVAEASLTASDTVLEVGPGLGVLTWELLLRAGKVICVELDRRLADRLAAEFRDRPHFHLVQGDILKFAPADLLSRAGAIPPYKLVANIPYAITAPLLRHFLEATVPPDRSVLLVQWEVAQRICAGPGDYSVLAHAVQLYAEPTIIARVPASSFFPEPAVDSAILRLDRRVQLVVAEADVNDLFRLIKAGFLHARKQLGNALAGGLAAFGVHVPRERVLQALQTAGIDPQRRAETVTLAEWATLLACLPEVRMQQ is encoded by the coding sequence GTGAATCCTTATCTCAATCCACAACGAATTCGGGCTGCTTTACGAGCGCTTCATCTGCGCCCAACCCGTGGGATGGGCCAGAATTTTTTGCTCGATGGCGATATTCTGAATACTATTGTAGCTGAGGCTTCTCTGACCGCATCGGATACGGTCCTTGAAGTGGGGCCAGGGTTGGGTGTACTTACCTGGGAACTTCTGCTACGGGCCGGAAAGGTGATCTGTGTTGAGCTTGATCGCCGTCTGGCTGACCGCCTGGCCGCTGAGTTCCGTGATCGGCCACATTTCCACTTAGTGCAGGGCGATATACTGAAGTTTGCGCCAGCCGATCTGTTGAGTCGGGCTGGAGCCATTCCGCCGTACAAGCTGGTCGCGAACATTCCATACGCAATTACAGCACCGCTCCTGCGCCATTTTCTCGAGGCGACTGTTCCACCCGACCGCAGCGTTTTGCTGGTACAGTGGGAAGTCGCGCAGCGAATCTGTGCTGGCCCTGGTGATTACAGTGTCCTGGCTCATGCGGTTCAGTTGTACGCCGAACCGACTATCATTGCCCGCGTACCGGCTTCGAGTTTCTTTCCCGAACCGGCTGTCGACTCGGCAATCCTCCGTCTAGATCGTCGTGTGCAACTGGTAGTTGCTGAAGCTGATGTGAACGATCTTTTTCGTCTTATCAAAGCTGGTTTCCTCCATGCTCGTAAACAGTTGGGTAATGCGCTTGCTGGTGGGCTGGCGGCGTTTGGTGTTCATGTACCCCGCGAACGGGTCCTGCAAGCGCTCCAGACGGCCGGTATCGATCCGCAGCGCCGCGCTGAGACGGTGACGCTGGCTGAATGGGCAACCTTGCTTGCCTGTTTGCCTGAGGTGAGAATGCAGCAGTGA